A region from the Flavobacteriales bacterium genome encodes:
- a CDS encoding GWxTD domain-containing protein, which translates to MRHFYPALFLLTATPALAAVDAFVETKTFYTADGKAQVGVHFSFSGASAVHLSNERGFQQARIEALTIIEQGGAIVDFRKSVVQGPERMDDQRQDFIHSEAFILSPGNYDLYFELRDLNGADTTVGRYSQPLAVAAPGAGIYFSDVLLAERFDSGADGNSVAVPFLGAYYPADVDVLNFVADIYGTDQAIGQDSAYLLSWEIEVFESKNVFGNFKAVKRAKGSAVETLSSSFDIAALPSGNYLLAIEARDRSGQLKGRKEHFFQRNNPIAYDLQSMQSMAMGHTFADAITDADTLLEHLNSMRPIAQDLERKIIDDRTKDRDVSMMQRFFYGFWFNRNGMDPQAEWEQYRKEVVKVNALYGCRNRKGYSTDQGQIRLKYGAPNTVTDQAMDNDGYPYQIWHYYRCGRYNDRRFIFYQPERVGQCYTLLHSDMPGEIQNKHWNQILHGRNTPNGDVTRPQSSNTTHGTQVDDLFNRPR; encoded by the coding sequence ATGCGCCACTTCTACCCCGCCCTGTTCCTGCTTACCGCAACCCCGGCCTTGGCCGCTGTGGATGCCTTCGTGGAAACCAAAACCTTCTACACCGCGGACGGCAAGGCGCAGGTGGGCGTGCATTTCTCCTTCAGCGGGGCCAGCGCCGTGCACCTCTCGAACGAACGGGGCTTCCAGCAGGCGCGCATCGAAGCGCTCACCATCATCGAGCAGGGCGGCGCGATCGTGGACTTCCGCAAGAGCGTGGTGCAGGGTCCTGAGCGCATGGACGATCAGCGCCAAGACTTCATCCACAGCGAAGCCTTCATCCTGTCCCCGGGCAACTACGACCTCTACTTCGAACTGCGCGACCTGAACGGTGCCGATACCACGGTTGGCCGCTACAGCCAGCCGCTGGCGGTTGCTGCCCCGGGGGCAGGCATCTACTTCAGCGATGTGTTATTGGCCGAGCGCTTCGATAGTGGCGCTGACGGCAACAGCGTGGCCGTCCCCTTCCTCGGTGCTTACTACCCCGCCGATGTGGACGTACTGAACTTCGTCGCCGATATCTACGGTACCGACCAGGCCATCGGGCAGGATTCGGCCTACCTTCTTTCCTGGGAGATCGAAGTCTTCGAGTCCAAGAACGTCTTCGGGAACTTCAAAGCCGTGAAGCGGGCCAAGGGCAGCGCGGTGGAAACGCTGAGCAGTTCGTTCGACATTGCGGCATTGCCCAGCGGCAACTACCTGCTGGCCATTGAAGCCCGCGATCGCAGCGGGCAGCTGAAAGGCCGCAAGGAGCACTTCTTCCAGCGCAACAACCCCATCGCGTACGACCTGCAAAGCATGCAGAGCATGGCCATGGGGCACACCTTCGCTGATGCCATCACGGATGCCGATACGTTGCTGGAGCACTTGAACAGTATGCGTCCAATCGCTCAGGACTTGGAGCGGAAGATCATCGACGACCGCACGAAGGACCGTGATGTCTCGATGATGCAACGGTTCTTCTACGGCTTCTGGTTCAACCGCAACGGTATGGACCCACAGGCCGAGTGGGAACAGTACCGGAAGGAGGTCGTGAAGGTGAACGCACTCTACGGCTGCCGCAACCGCAAGGGCTACTCCACGGACCAAGGGCAGATCCGCTTGAAGTACGGCGCACCGAACACTGTCACCGACCAGGCCATGGACAACGATGGCTACCCCTACCAGATCTGGCATTACTACCGCTGCGGCCGGTACAACGACAGGCGGTTCATCTTCTATCAACCGGAGCGCGTGGGCCAGTGCTACACCTTACTGCACAGCGATATGCCCGGGGAGATACAGAACAAGCACTGGAACCAGATCCTGCACGGGCGCAACACCCCGAACGGCGATGTGACACGGCCCCAGAGCAGCAACACCACGCACGGCACCCAGGTGGACGATCTGTTCAATCGGCCCCGCTAG
- a CDS encoding LamG domain-containing protein, whose protein sequence is MEKLCRTSLVAIPFLLGSGLPAQAPVHFWPLDETNGTTAPDLNGGAHGTLVNGPVWAIGDGYLGNGLEFDGTDDRVDLGPLDITTGTGFSLACWIRPGSSTMQEQLFAAKAYDPLFGDFVWSIGTTLHTRLQFRLQTVSTTTIQTPPNTIFPGAFYHVTITYDGSAMDLYVNGALAASTPKSGALGFHPQALAAMGHLDIGPGVVPFEGVLGDVRIWDRGLDQSEIIDLVLEQDISMAVVPPAPTPTPSGPVTVFDPAGRMLARYEQPPTAEQLEVLPAGLFVLAWQAQGRQFSVLRSNAVGTKP, encoded by the coding sequence ATGGAAAAGCTCTGCCGCACTTCCCTCGTTGCGATACCGTTCCTGTTGGGATCCGGACTTCCGGCCCAAGCTCCCGTTCATTTCTGGCCGCTGGACGAGACCAACGGCACCACCGCACCGGACCTGAACGGTGGGGCACACGGCACCCTGGTGAACGGCCCTGTATGGGCCATTGGCGATGGCTACCTCGGCAACGGGTTGGAATTCGACGGAACGGATGACCGCGTGGATCTTGGGCCGCTGGACATCACCACGGGCACGGGCTTCAGCCTGGCGTGCTGGATAAGACCGGGATCATCCACCATGCAAGAGCAGTTGTTCGCTGCGAAAGCCTATGACCCGCTTTTCGGCGATTTCGTTTGGAGCATCGGCACCACGTTGCACACACGGCTCCAGTTCCGGTTGCAGACCGTGAGCACCACCACCATCCAAACTCCTCCCAACACCATTTTCCCCGGCGCGTTCTACCACGTTACCATCACTTACGATGGTTCCGCCATGGACCTTTATGTGAACGGCGCGTTGGCCGCAAGCACCCCCAAGTCCGGGGCCCTGGGCTTCCACCCGCAAGCACTGGCAGCGATGGGCCACTTGGACATTGGCCCGGGTGTGGTCCCTTTCGAAGGCGTACTGGGCGATGTGCGGATCTGGGACCGCGGCCTGGACCAATCGGAGATCATCGACCTGGTGCTCGAACAGGACATATCGATGGCTGTGGTTCCGCCCGCGCCAACACCAACCCCGAGCGGTCCGGTAACCGTCTTCGACCCGGCCGGGCGCATGTTAGCCCGCTATGAACAACCGCCAACCGCAGAACAACTGGAAGTTCTGCCCGCTGGTCTCTTCGTGCTGGCCTGGCAAGCACAAGGCCGGCAGTTCAGTGTTCTGCGGAGCAATGCGGTAGGAACGAAGCCCTGA
- the ligA gene encoding NAD-dependent DNA ligase LigA, whose amino-acid sequence MTKEEARQRISDLSRELEEHNHRYYVLHAPSISDQQFDFKLKELEVLEQEHPEYASPNSPTQRVGGDITKDFAQVKHEYPMLSLGNSYSQEEVVAFVERVKKEVGPTTFAMELKYDGVAISLTYENGELVRGVTRGDGEKGEDITANVRTVRSIPLKLKAGDWPQRFEMRGEIFFTTKQFEKLNAERAAAGDELYANPRNTAAGTLKNQDPKLVAKRGLDCFLYAMYGEQLPTRSHSANLRKANEWGFKTPDPARGFISTADDAEGIMRFIERWDTERHRIELATDGIVIKVDDLNVQVELGFTAKSPRWAIAYKFQAEQAITRLNGVSYQVGRTGAVTPVAELEPVLLAGTTVKRASLHNADQIAKLGLRLGDFVKVEKGGEIIPKIVGVDEERRGDREVVFPETCPECATPLAREDGEAQHYCPNEHHCPPQITGRIEHFVGRKMMAIDGLGGETVAELHAAGLIKDVADLYSLTKDQLLGLGKGWGEKSAEQVVAGIEASKAIPYEQVLFAIGIRHVGETVAKKLARSLGSMEALMMATKEQLMGVGEVGEVIADSVIGFFAVPGNREVVERLRAAGLRMVAEASAAPTSDKLKGLTIVVSGVFRNFSRDGIKEAIEMNGGKVGGSISTKTSYVVAGADMGPAKRAKADELGVPVIDEDAFAAMIA is encoded by the coding sequence ATGACGAAGGAGGAAGCACGCCAACGCATCAGCGACCTGTCGCGCGAACTGGAGGAGCACAACCACCGGTATTATGTGCTCCACGCGCCGAGCATCAGTGATCAGCAGTTCGACTTCAAGCTGAAGGAACTGGAGGTCCTGGAACAGGAACATCCTGAGTATGCTTCGCCGAACAGCCCCACCCAGCGCGTGGGCGGCGACATCACCAAGGACTTTGCGCAGGTGAAGCATGAGTACCCGATGTTGTCGCTGGGCAACAGCTACAGTCAGGAGGAAGTGGTGGCCTTCGTGGAGCGCGTGAAGAAGGAAGTGGGACCCACCACCTTTGCCATGGAGCTGAAGTACGACGGCGTGGCCATCAGCCTCACCTACGAGAACGGCGAGCTGGTACGCGGCGTCACCCGCGGCGACGGGGAGAAGGGTGAGGACATCACCGCCAACGTGCGCACGGTGCGCAGCATTCCCTTGAAGTTGAAAGCCGGTGATTGGCCCCAGCGCTTCGAGATGCGCGGTGAGATCTTCTTCACCACGAAGCAATTCGAGAAGCTCAATGCGGAACGTGCTGCGGCTGGCGATGAACTTTACGCCAACCCCCGGAACACGGCGGCCGGCACGCTCAAGAACCAAGACCCCAAGCTGGTGGCGAAGCGCGGCTTGGATTGTTTCCTGTACGCCATGTACGGCGAGCAACTGCCCACGCGCAGCCATAGCGCCAACTTGCGCAAGGCCAATGAATGGGGCTTCAAGACGCCCGATCCAGCGCGCGGTTTCATCTCAACCGCCGACGATGCCGAGGGCATCATGCGGTTCATCGAGCGCTGGGATACCGAACGCCACCGCATCGAACTGGCCACGGACGGGATCGTCATCAAGGTGGATGATCTGAACGTGCAGGTGGAACTGGGTTTCACCGCCAAGAGCCCGCGCTGGGCCATTGCCTACAAGTTCCAAGCGGAGCAGGCCATCACCCGGTTGAACGGCGTGAGCTACCAAGTGGGCCGCACCGGTGCCGTGACACCCGTGGCCGAGTTGGAGCCGGTACTGCTTGCGGGCACCACGGTGAAACGAGCGAGCCTCCACAACGCCGATCAGATCGCCAAGCTCGGTCTGCGCCTCGGCGATTTCGTGAAGGTGGAAAAGGGTGGCGAGATCATTCCGAAGATCGTGGGCGTGGATGAGGAACGACGTGGAGACCGGGAAGTGGTGTTCCCGGAGACGTGCCCTGAATGTGCAACCCCGCTCGCGCGGGAGGATGGAGAAGCTCAGCACTACTGTCCCAACGAACACCACTGTCCGCCGCAGATCACCGGACGCATCGAGCACTTCGTGGGCCGGAAGATGATGGCGATCGATGGGCTGGGTGGTGAAACCGTGGCGGAGCTTCACGCCGCCGGGCTCATCAAGGATGTCGCTGATCTGTACTCGCTCACCAAGGACCAATTGCTCGGCCTGGGAAAGGGCTGGGGCGAAAAAAGCGCCGAACAAGTGGTGGCGGGCATTGAAGCCAGCAAGGCCATCCCATACGAACAGGTGCTGTTCGCCATCGGTATCCGGCATGTGGGCGAAACGGTGGCCAAGAAGCTCGCGCGGAGCTTGGGCAGCATGGAAGCTTTGATGATGGCCACCAAAGAGCAGTTGATGGGTGTCGGGGAAGTAGGGGAGGTGATCGCCGATAGCGTCATCGGCTTCTTCGCGGTGCCCGGCAACCGGGAAGTGGTGGAACGCCTGCGGGCCGCCGGTTTGCGCATGGTGGCGGAGGCCTCCGCCGCGCCCACAAGCGACAAGCTCAAGGGCCTCACCATCGTGGTCTCCGGTGTTTTCCGCAATTTCAGCCGCGACGGCATCAAGGAAGCCATCGAGATGAACGGGGGGAAAGTGGGCGGCAGCATCAGCACGAAGACCAGCTACGTGGTGGCCGGTGCCGATATGGGGCCCGCGAAGCGCGCCAAGGCCGATGAACTCGGCGTGCCCGTCATCGATGAGGACGCCTTTGCCGCCATGATCGCATGA
- a CDS encoding T9SS type A sorting domain-containing protein, with the protein MRASFLLCVLITSTAMASGPSGRPVPREVTFITNNKRLPDVDRQAALRNTPAWRQFRALHGAWAVEFNEATGLPHRAYGQGVATSGITPEERAMGFLATSLTGLNLPLDELELMSVNVGRRITHVHFKQRHEDLPVLFSRVTVKLDASDRVVAFGVEMQRGIEVALTPSLPAGAAHNAAISGLANVQNVEVMPGLSLLGVPSGHHTDHKLVYTVEVATIEGEGMPGRYECLVDAHTGELLYRHDRVMRCGHGHGEKDMSSDVTVTATVYEEQPYIAPTVQPLRNLEFTVNGNTFGTDANGSAATGIVGPVNGTFRLEGAWSSVRTGGVVPQFSAMLQDGQNNISFDGEANIRELSAYFHVNIVHDHCNAVLPGYTGVDFALPTNVDVNGTCNAFYDGSSINFYSEGNDCHSWAQLGEVVYHEYGHNINNRYYQDNGGSFQNGGMNEGYADIWALTITWDPVLAEGNSLTDPNDYIRRYDQAPKVYPVDIVGEVHADGEIIAGAWWDLYENLNDQAMLLQLFADAFGGLQADVPNGDEGTAFRDVLLDVLSADDNDANILNGTPNGTAIIEAFAEHGITLLSNIELDHTPVLSNAQNDDITIEADLTILSADQQYLGGVSLFYEVNDGGTWTEVVMTNTGGNNYEANIPGQPVGTVVAYYIGAKDVFGFLSGVQPIGAAQADPNLPYYILVGYDLEKTEDADNNNELGDITMGLPTDNNTTGDWTLNDPNPSLSTVDNSEIQSGDQHTPGGQFCYFTGQAANGAGPGENDVDGGHTTLITDPIDLTDYTNPTFTYWRWYTNNPPGGANPGADWWQVEITNNGNNWVFVENSKTSERNWRRKAFRVQDYVTPNSTVQLRFIASDSTHIGQNLDGGSLIEAMVDDIQLWDNTGFDAVGEVSGPELVSVYPSPSGDMVNIRFDGKGNSMTLEVMDALGQVVRSERLAAGSASGVLDVSSWADGLYVVRLRWEGGSVEQRFTVLH; encoded by the coding sequence ATGAGAGCTTCGTTCCTCCTTTGCGTTCTGATCACTTCCACCGCCATGGCCTCCGGTCCGTCCGGCAGGCCAGTGCCGCGCGAAGTCACGTTCATCACCAACAACAAGCGCCTCCCCGACGTCGATCGGCAGGCGGCTTTGCGGAATACTCCTGCGTGGCGGCAGTTCCGAGCGCTCCATGGAGCATGGGCCGTTGAATTCAACGAGGCCACCGGCTTGCCCCACCGCGCCTACGGGCAGGGTGTGGCGACCAGCGGGATCACGCCGGAGGAACGCGCCATGGGTTTCCTGGCAACATCGCTCACCGGCCTTAACCTTCCGCTCGATGAATTGGAGTTGATGTCGGTGAACGTCGGCCGCCGCATCACGCATGTGCACTTCAAGCAACGCCATGAGGACTTGCCGGTTCTCTTCAGCCGGGTTACCGTGAAACTTGATGCATCGGACCGCGTGGTAGCGTTCGGCGTTGAAATGCAGCGCGGTATCGAGGTTGCCTTGACACCCAGCCTGCCTGCGGGAGCGGCTCACAACGCAGCGATATCCGGGCTTGCCAACGTGCAGAACGTTGAGGTGATGCCTGGGCTATCGTTGCTGGGCGTGCCCAGTGGCCATCATACTGATCACAAGTTGGTGTACACAGTGGAAGTCGCCACGATCGAAGGCGAAGGCATGCCAGGGCGATATGAGTGCCTGGTGGATGCGCACACCGGCGAACTGCTCTATCGTCACGACCGTGTGATGCGTTGCGGCCATGGCCATGGTGAGAAGGACATGAGCAGCGACGTTACTGTCACCGCCACGGTGTACGAGGAGCAGCCCTACATCGCCCCTACGGTGCAGCCTTTGCGCAACCTCGAGTTCACGGTGAACGGCAATACGTTCGGTACGGACGCGAACGGGAGCGCTGCTACGGGTATCGTTGGTCCGGTGAACGGAACGTTCAGGTTGGAAGGCGCATGGAGCAGTGTGCGCACCGGTGGCGTAGTGCCGCAGTTCTCGGCCATGCTCCAGGATGGGCAGAACAACATCTCGTTCGACGGCGAGGCGAACATCCGGGAGTTGAGCGCCTACTTCCACGTGAACATCGTGCACGACCATTGCAATGCCGTGCTTCCGGGGTACACCGGGGTCGACTTCGCGCTCCCTACCAATGTCGACGTCAACGGGACTTGCAATGCCTTTTACGATGGCAGCTCCATCAATTTCTACAGCGAGGGTAACGATTGCCACAGCTGGGCCCAACTCGGTGAAGTCGTGTATCACGAGTATGGACACAACATCAACAATCGCTACTACCAGGACAACGGCGGCTCCTTCCAGAACGGTGGGATGAACGAGGGCTACGCGGACATATGGGCGCTTACCATCACTTGGGACCCCGTGCTTGCTGAAGGCAATTCGCTCACCGACCCCAACGATTACATACGCCGTTATGATCAAGCGCCCAAGGTCTATCCCGTGGACATTGTCGGTGAGGTGCACGCTGATGGTGAGATCATCGCCGGTGCTTGGTGGGACCTGTACGAGAACCTCAACGACCAAGCGATGCTGTTGCAGCTTTTTGCCGACGCCTTCGGCGGGCTGCAGGCAGACGTGCCGAACGGCGACGAGGGCACTGCGTTCCGCGATGTGCTGTTGGACGTTCTTTCCGCCGACGACAATGATGCCAACATCCTGAACGGCACCCCCAACGGCACGGCCATTATCGAAGCCTTCGCCGAGCACGGGATCACGCTGCTGAGCAACATCGAGCTGGACCACACGCCTGTTCTTTCCAACGCCCAGAACGATGACATCACCATCGAGGCCGACCTCACCATTCTCAGTGCCGACCAACAGTACCTCGGCGGCGTTTCGCTGTTCTACGAGGTCAACGACGGTGGTACCTGGACCGAGGTGGTGATGACCAATACCGGGGGCAACAACTACGAAGCGAACATCCCCGGTCAGCCCGTGGGCACCGTAGTGGCGTACTACATCGGAGCGAAGGACGTGTTCGGTTTCCTCAGTGGCGTGCAGCCCATTGGTGCAGCGCAAGCCGACCCCAACCTGCCGTACTACATCCTCGTGGGTTATGACCTGGAGAAGACCGAGGACGCTGACAACAACAACGAGCTCGGCGACATCACCATGGGCCTACCGACCGACAACAACACAACGGGAGATTGGACGCTGAACGATCCCAACCCGAGCCTGAGCACAGTGGACAATTCGGAGATACAGTCCGGAGATCAGCACACGCCCGGCGGCCAGTTCTGCTACTTCACCGGGCAGGCTGCCAATGGTGCCGGTCCCGGCGAGAACGATGTGGATGGTGGGCACACCACGCTCATCACCGATCCGATCGATCTCACGGACTACACGAACCCGACGTTCACCTACTGGCGCTGGTACACGAACAACCCGCCAGGCGGCGCGAACCCGGGTGCCGATTGGTGGCAGGTGGAGATCACCAACAACGGCAACAACTGGGTGTTCGTGGAGAACAGCAAGACCAGCGAACGCAACTGGCGGCGGAAGGCTTTCCGGGTGCAGGACTACGTTACCCCCAACAGCACCGTGCAACTGCGCTTTATCGCGAGCGACTCAACGCACATCGGCCAGAACCTCGATGGTGGGTCGCTCATCGAGGCCATGGTGGACGATATCCAACTGTGGGACAACACCGGCTTCGACGCCGTGGGCGAAGTCTCCGGGCCGGAGCTCGTTTCTGTTTACCCTTCGCCATCGGGCGATATGGTCAACATCCGCTTCGACGGTAAAGGGAATTCGATGACCTTGGAAGTGATGGATGCACTGGGACAAGTCGTGCGCTCGGAACGTTTGGCGGCCGGGTCGGCATCAGGCGTCCTCGATGTGTCGTCATGGGCCGACGGTTTGTACGTGGTGCGTCTGCGTTGGGAAGGTGGAAGCGTTGAACAGCGTTTCACCGTGCTGCATTGA
- a CDS encoding glycosyltransferase family 2 protein, translated as MQRLAVVILNWNGRNWLERFLPTVFEHSTSADVIVADNASTDGSVEWLQAAHSGVRVITMAKNTGFAGGYNEALALVEAEYYLLLNSDVEVTPGWLDALTAYMDAHPRMAACQPKVLSHARPDHFEHAGAAGGFMDRNGYPFCRGRIFELTEKDEGQYDDEREVFWATGACLMIRRDAFREAGGFDASLFAHMEEIDLCWRLRRTGWRIGYTCASKVYHVGGGALGYGSPLKTYLNFRNSMIVLTKNLRSRALLLRVLRRFILDDFAALKFLLEGHASHAWQVGRAHRHFCYRLPSILKERRRLMALERNADLTGQYRRSVAYDRFILGWKKFSELDKSAF; from the coding sequence ATGCAACGCTTAGCGGTCGTCATTCTCAATTGGAACGGCAGGAACTGGCTTGAACGGTTCCTGCCGACCGTGTTTGAGCACAGCACGAGTGCCGATGTGATCGTAGCGGACAATGCCAGCACCGATGGCTCCGTGGAGTGGCTTCAGGCCGCGCATTCCGGTGTGCGGGTGATCACGATGGCGAAGAACACCGGGTTCGCGGGTGGATACAATGAGGCGTTAGCGCTGGTAGAAGCGGAGTACTACCTGCTGCTGAACAGCGATGTGGAGGTGACGCCCGGCTGGCTCGATGCGCTGACCGCATACATGGACGCCCACCCGCGCATGGCTGCTTGCCAGCCGAAGGTGTTGAGCCATGCGCGACCCGACCATTTCGAGCACGCTGGCGCCGCTGGAGGTTTCATGGACCGCAACGGCTACCCGTTCTGTCGCGGGCGCATCTTCGAGCTCACCGAAAAGGACGAAGGCCAGTACGACGATGAGCGCGAGGTGTTCTGGGCAACGGGCGCTTGCCTGATGATCAGGCGCGATGCCTTCCGCGAGGCCGGTGGCTTCGATGCTTCGCTTTTTGCGCACATGGAGGAGATCGACCTCTGCTGGCGTTTGCGACGGACCGGCTGGCGCATCGGCTACACCTGCGCAAGCAAAGTGTACCACGTTGGCGGAGGCGCGCTTGGCTATGGCAGTCCGCTCAAGACGTATCTGAACTTCCGCAACAGCATGATCGTGCTCACCAAGAACCTGCGCTCACGGGCATTGTTGCTGCGCGTGCTGCGGCGGTTCATCCTCGATGACTTCGCAGCGTTGAAGTTCCTCCTGGAGGGCCACGCCTCACATGCCTGGCAAGTGGGCCGCGCGCACCGGCACTTCTGTTATCGGCTGCCTTCCATTCTGAAGGAACGCCGCAGACTGATGGCTCTGGAACGGAATGCAGACCTCACCGGCCAATACCGCCGCAGTGTGGCCTACGACCGCTTCATACTCGGCTGGAAGAAATTCAGCGAGCTGGACAAGTCGGCGTTCTGA
- the aroQ gene encoding type II 3-dehydroquinate dehydratase, with translation MRILILNGPNLNLLGSREPHIYGNTSFDAYLPQLQAMFPQASIVLLQSNIEGELVEALQQAPGKYDAVVLNAAGYSHTSVALRDTVATLSIPVVEVHISNIHAREEFRHNSLTGSVSKGVISGLGLDGYRLAIDHLLRMEP, from the coding sequence ATGCGCATCCTCATCCTCAACGGCCCCAACCTCAACCTTCTCGGTTCGCGCGAGCCGCACATCTACGGCAACACCTCGTTCGACGCCTACCTGCCGCAATTGCAGGCCATGTTCCCGCAGGCGAGCATTGTGTTGCTGCAATCGAACATCGAAGGTGAACTGGTGGAGGCCCTGCAACAAGCGCCTGGGAAGTACGATGCCGTTGTACTGAACGCTGCCGGCTACTCGCACACCAGCGTGGCCCTGCGCGATACGGTCGCCACATTGAGCATTCCCGTGGTGGAGGTGCACATCAGCAACATCCACGCGCGGGAGGAGTTCAGGCACAACAGCCTCACCGGTTCGGTGAGCAAGGGTGTTATCAGTGGCTTGGGCCTTGATGGTTATCGGCTGGCCATTGACCACTTGCTGCGAATGGAGCCATAG
- a CDS encoding MBL fold metallo-hydrolase, protein MRITLLGTGTSAGIPMIGCHCPVCTSADDRDKRLRTSALVETAGKRLLIDAGPDIRQQMLRAGVEHLDGVLLTHAHMDHIAGIDELRSFNFLQKAPVHVYADRATCAAVRRMFAYAFAEEKYPGAPELVLHEVGPRPFEVAGVPVVPIEVVHLKMPVLGFRFGGLVYITDAKTISDAELAKAMGCEVLVLNALRHEPHISHLNLAEALAIVEHVKPGRTYFTHVSHGLGLHAEMERSLPNGVQLGYDGLVADL, encoded by the coding sequence GTGCGCATCACCCTCCTCGGCACCGGCACCAGCGCGGGCATTCCCATGATCGGGTGCCACTGTCCGGTATGTACAAGTGCGGACGATCGGGACAAACGGTTGCGCACATCTGCCTTGGTGGAAACCGCCGGAAAGCGTCTGCTCATCGACGCTGGGCCCGATATCCGGCAGCAGATGCTCCGGGCCGGCGTTGAGCACCTCGATGGCGTACTGCTCACCCACGCCCACATGGACCACATCGCCGGCATCGACGAACTGCGGTCCTTCAACTTCCTGCAGAAGGCACCCGTCCATGTATACGCTGACCGTGCCACGTGTGCAGCGGTGCGCCGCATGTTCGCCTATGCCTTTGCCGAGGAAAAGTATCCCGGGGCGCCCGAACTGGTCCTGCACGAGGTTGGGCCCAGACCGTTCGAGGTAGCAGGCGTCCCCGTGGTCCCCATCGAGGTGGTGCACTTGAAAATGCCCGTCCTGGGTTTCCGCTTCGGGGGATTGGTGTACATCACCGACGCCAAGACCATCAGCGATGCTGAACTGGCCAAAGCCATGGGCTGCGAAGTGCTCGTCTTGAACGCCCTCCGCCACGAGCCCCACATAAGCCACCTCAATCTGGCCGAAGCGCTGGCCATCGTTGAACATGTTAAGCCGGGCCGGACCTACTTCACGCATGTCAGCCACGGGCTTGGCCTGCATGCCGAGATGGAACGTTCCCTTCCGAACGGTGTCCAATTGGGTTACGACGGACTGGTCGCAGACCTGTAA
- the prmC gene encoding peptide chain release factor N(5)-glutamine methyltransferase: MRVADNHVSSLLELYRQELAPLHGEREALAMASCVFQERLGWRNGDLQQRKNEQLSESELLKVYMPLKRLRSGEPLQYVLGTVRFHGLDLLCDKRALIPRPETEELVEAIIHEQAVAPHRIIDIGTGSGCIALAMKKAFRDAEVLGLDASEEALALARENGARTALEVHWNCADMLDRSQWPTPGAFDLVISNPPYVPSADAGSMAPSVVDHEPHSALFVPDNDPLLFYRTIAEFGLQALRGQGQLWFEVHHERGKELPALLGTLGYRSAQAMADMSGNTRFVHAVR, encoded by the coding sequence ATGCGCGTTGCGGACAACCACGTGAGCAGCCTGCTCGAACTCTATCGGCAGGAATTGGCACCGCTGCACGGCGAGCGCGAGGCGTTGGCCATGGCCTCCTGTGTGTTCCAAGAGCGTTTGGGCTGGCGCAACGGGGACTTACAGCAACGAAAGAACGAGCAGCTCAGCGAGAGCGAACTTCTGAAGGTGTACATGCCCCTGAAGCGACTGCGGTCCGGCGAGCCGCTGCAGTACGTGCTCGGCACGGTGCGCTTCCACGGTTTGGATCTGCTCTGCGACAAGCGTGCGCTCATACCACGGCCTGAAACGGAGGAACTGGTCGAGGCCATCATCCATGAACAGGCTGTTGCGCCGCATCGCATCATCGACATTGGAACAGGCTCAGGTTGCATTGCCCTTGCAATGAAGAAGGCGTTCCGGGATGCAGAAGTCCTTGGGCTCGACGCCAGCGAAGAAGCACTTGCGTTGGCGAGGGAGAACGGTGCTCGTACTGCGCTGGAAGTGCATTGGAATTGCGCGGATATGCTCGACAGGTCGCAATGGCCGACGCCCGGTGCCTTCGACCTGGTCATCAGCAATCCACCTTATGTGCCGAGCGCTGATGCTGGAAGCATGGCGCCTTCCGTGGTTGACCACGAACCGCATTCGGCGCTCTTCGTTCCCGACAACGATCCGCTGCTCTTCTACCGGACCATTGCCGAGTTCGGTCTGCAGGCGCTGCGAGGCCAAGGTCAGCTATGGTTCGAAGTGCACCATGAGCGGGGCAAGGAACTCCCCGCATTGCTCGGAACGCTAGGCTACCGATCGGCCCAGGCCATGGCGGACATGAGCGGCAACACCCGGTTCGTGCATGCGGTCCGCTAG